In the Candidatus Electrothrix rattekaaiensis genome, one interval contains:
- a CDS encoding MotA/TolQ/ExbB proton channel family protein, with the protein MMPAYQILLNGGPVMWPLLLCSIAVGTVVIERAMFWIDLERKRNRKLMDEVLVLAESGHWALIKEKTTGCEDHVIRLLAVGIVHRDYDMGKAMEAEADRMFQRMSRFMPVLDTMITIAPLLGIFGTVLGIISSFKMLGSGTGMADPKLVTGGIAQALITTAAGLAISIIAVVPYNFFNTKISRAVHVMEKYATSLEVVFKKLEKYQGGKGEEVPLPLQQNIMNK; encoded by the coding sequence ATGATGCCTGCCTACCAAATCCTGCTGAACGGCGGCCCGGTGATGTGGCCTCTGTTGCTTTGTTCCATAGCTGTCGGAACAGTGGTCATAGAACGGGCCATGTTCTGGATCGATCTTGAGAGAAAACGGAACCGAAAGCTGATGGACGAGGTTCTTGTCCTTGCCGAGAGCGGCCATTGGGCGTTGATCAAAGAGAAAACCACAGGATGCGAAGACCATGTGATTCGCCTGCTTGCTGTGGGCATTGTTCATCGGGACTATGACATGGGCAAGGCTATGGAAGCCGAGGCAGACCGGATGTTTCAGCGTATGAGCCGCTTCATGCCGGTGCTGGATACGATGATCACCATTGCCCCGCTCCTGGGCATCTTTGGAACCGTATTGGGCATTATCAGCTCATTCAAAATGTTGGGAAGCGGCACCGGCATGGCTGACCCTAAACTGGTCACCGGAGGGATTGCACAGGCCCTCATCACCACTGCTGCCGGTCTTGCCATCTCTATTATTGCGGTGGTTCCATATAATTTCTTCAACACCAAGATAAGCAGAGCTGTCCATGTGATGGAGAAATATGCCACCAGCCTGGAGGTTGTCTTTAAAAAGTTGGAAAAATATCAAGGCGGCAAGGGAGAGGAAGTGCCCCTCCCCTTGCAACAGAACATAATGAACAAATAG
- a CDS encoding helical backbone metal receptor, producing the protein MYTTSFFLIITLLSCALPLTGLAQEQENHFPQRIISLGPINTENVYLLGAEDRLVGNTSYCVRPEAAQDKKKIGSVMQFSLEKILSLRPDLILATGLTSPVQLKKFRDLGLRVEQFPQSASFAEICTQFRQLGELLGLEERAEQVVREAEKKVAAVAVATAQLPRPKVFLQIGSRPLFGAAPDSFTHDFIALSGAVNVIEEQQHGTVSYEKILMKNPEVIIIAMMGSETGIAQEEKKKWQGFPIAAVQNDQVHVVSPDLACSPSPATFAETLSTMAALIHPELTSTR; encoded by the coding sequence ATGTATACAACCTCCTTTTTTCTTATCATAACTCTGCTCTCCTGCGCCTTGCCCCTGACCGGGTTGGCCCAAGAGCAAGAGAACCATTTCCCCCAGCGGATCATCTCCCTCGGCCCGATCAACACAGAGAACGTCTATCTCCTTGGTGCTGAAGACCGGCTGGTGGGTAACACCAGCTACTGCGTCCGTCCTGAAGCGGCTCAAGACAAGAAAAAGATCGGCTCGGTCATGCAGTTCTCCCTTGAAAAAATCCTCAGCCTACGCCCAGATCTCATCTTGGCAACCGGTCTGACTTCACCGGTTCAGCTGAAAAAATTCCGCGATCTCGGCCTGCGGGTGGAACAGTTTCCGCAGTCTGCCTCCTTTGCCGAAATCTGCACCCAATTCCGTCAACTCGGCGAGCTTCTCGGTCTGGAGGAACGGGCCGAACAGGTTGTGCGGGAGGCTGAAAAAAAAGTAGCAGCAGTGGCCGTTGCCACGGCGCAACTCCCCCGACCCAAGGTCTTTCTGCAAATCGGCTCCCGACCGCTTTTCGGGGCAGCACCAGACTCTTTTACCCATGACTTTATTGCCCTGAGCGGTGCTGTCAACGTCATCGAAGAGCAACAGCACGGCACAGTCAGTTACGAGAAAATCCTTATGAAAAACCCCGAGGTGATCATCATCGCCATGATGGGTAGTGAAACCGGCATTGCTCAGGAGGAAAAAAAGAAGTGGCAGGGCTTTCCCATAGCGGCTGTCCAGAATGATCAGGTGCATGTGGTCAGCCCGGACCTGGCATGCAGCCCTTCCCCGGCCACCTTTGCAGAGACCCTCTCCACCATGGCCGCTCTTATTCATCCTGAACTGACTTCGACAAGATGA
- a CDS encoding radical SAM protein — translation MRKLAFGYSTRCNIKCEHCVAAEDIPDCRKMDHNTAKEIIVEMAQAGVGGISFSAGEPFLYFNEIAELVKLCKQVGIYTRVVTNCYWAKTAKDSESFVSELKENGLCQLRLSYSRWHQKNVTRNNVLNAAHSCHKNGLNYFISFITDFSIEDDPYEQFLRDQGLKFFPEPVIYAGRAASFERRNILTDYQENCCEMNPYLTPDLDMYACCDAGSHFSETNFFHLGNLTDNSIEQLFTQTETDPLYSFIRTKGVTNIASFTGMKAREIITYSKCELCRKLFNSPETLTRLRAEVSQLAAWSR, via the coding sequence ATGCGTAAATTAGCTTTTGGATACTCAACCAGATGTAATATCAAGTGCGAGCACTGCGTGGCTGCGGAGGATATCCCTGATTGCAGGAAAATGGATCATAATACGGCAAAAGAAATAATTGTCGAAATGGCCCAAGCAGGTGTTGGCGGAATAAGTTTTTCAGCTGGTGAACCGTTTCTGTATTTCAATGAAATTGCAGAGCTTGTGAAACTATGCAAACAAGTCGGAATATATACGAGAGTTGTTACCAACTGTTATTGGGCAAAGACAGCAAAGGATTCTGAAAGTTTTGTTTCAGAATTGAAAGAAAATGGGCTTTGCCAATTAAGATTAAGTTACTCAAGGTGGCACCAGAAAAATGTAACTCGGAACAATGTGTTGAATGCAGCACACAGTTGCCACAAGAACGGGTTAAATTATTTTATTTCATTTATCACCGACTTTTCCATAGAGGATGATCCATATGAACAGTTTTTGCGGGATCAGGGCCTCAAATTTTTTCCAGAACCTGTCATATATGCAGGTCGCGCCGCTTCTTTTGAACGCAGAAATATTCTGACCGATTATCAGGAAAACTGCTGCGAGATGAACCCCTATCTTACTCCAGATCTTGATATGTACGCCTGTTGCGATGCAGGAAGCCATTTTTCGGAGACAAATTTTTTTCACCTTGGGAACCTGACCGACAATTCAATAGAACAGCTTTTTACTCAAACTGAAACGGACCCGTTGTACAGCTTCATCAGAACCAAGGGGGTAACAAATATTGCATCATTTACCGGTATGAAGGCCCGCGAGATCATAACCTATAGTAAATGCGAGCTATGTCGAAAACTGTTCAACTCCCCTGAAACCTTAACACGTTTGCGGGCTGAAGTTTCACAGCTGGCAGCCTGGAGCCGATAG
- a CDS encoding TonB-dependent receptor, giving the protein MRKCYSVSVCLVLAGIWTGQKAFASDSAANSPVDLGAEQRIMMEEVVVTAARTAENKKEVSANVTVIDRDEIEQSGAGNVGDLLTEKSIGHLHKYPGGLTSIGLRGFRTDTHGNDLQGHVLILLDGRRAGTGNVAKLLTGNVERIEIVRGAGAVQYGSAGMGGVVNVITRKAERNSAFVEASGGSFGAYESSIGGTFKEGKLDFAGSYSRSSRDAYTTGSGDEFGNTGFDASSGVSANIGWSFSDKHRLGLIFTGSELDNYGSPGYFSKQDLDDSTDKEKYSVDLNYTGATASDRWQWTARWFFGRDENSWSDPAGSDPSGWDDGIVSSNTTDQQGTQAQLTGTFGQTRLTGGIDWLDYEVENTWTPNTTSYTNPAVFLLGKTTFPEQRLTLDVGMRYDWYEVEVVEPAGRSIDTNHFTPKVGLSWMVTEQLKLRAQYAQAFMIPSADQLAADFDNFGTRTVGNPDLAPETSSTYEGGMDYSRNGFKAGLTYFHTDFEDKIITDYQADGSKTWKNLGDATLSGFEGEFSYDLGLSLGWEWEVRPYFNMTLLTQYEDESTGEDLLNVNGANMSAGLAIGNGDGISYRLNIAYASTQDVENWESDVHPTPVVELDASTVTDLTASWRFYEAERLGAFTLRGEINNLFDEDYAYVKGYPMPGRGFFATLRWEY; this is encoded by the coding sequence ATGAGGAAGTGTTATTCGGTTTCAGTCTGCCTAGTGCTGGCCGGTATATGGACAGGACAAAAGGCTTTTGCCTCGGATTCCGCCGCAAATTCTCCCGTGGATTTAGGAGCTGAACAGCGGATCATGATGGAGGAAGTGGTGGTTACCGCCGCCCGGACAGCGGAGAACAAAAAGGAAGTCAGTGCCAATGTCACCGTGATTGACCGGGATGAGATTGAACAGTCCGGTGCCGGTAATGTGGGCGATCTGCTGACAGAGAAATCCATCGGTCATTTGCATAAGTATCCGGGCGGATTGACCTCCATCGGACTTAGGGGCTTCCGTACCGACACCCACGGCAATGACCTTCAGGGCCATGTCCTGATCCTCCTGGACGGGCGGCGAGCAGGTACCGGCAATGTAGCCAAGCTGCTGACCGGGAATGTTGAGCGGATTGAGATTGTCCGGGGTGCCGGAGCAGTGCAGTACGGTTCAGCCGGTATGGGCGGGGTGGTTAATGTTATTACCCGCAAGGCCGAGCGCAATTCCGCCTTTGTCGAGGCAAGTGGTGGTTCTTTCGGGGCCTATGAATCCAGCATCGGCGGCACCTTCAAGGAGGGCAAGCTCGACTTCGCAGGTTCCTACAGTCGATCCTCCCGTGATGCCTATACAACTGGGAGCGGCGACGAGTTCGGCAACACCGGCTTTGATGCGTCCTCCGGCGTCAGTGCGAACATAGGCTGGTCGTTTTCCGACAAGCATCGCCTCGGCCTGATCTTCACAGGCTCCGAGCTGGATAACTACGGTAGTCCCGGTTACTTCAGCAAGCAGGATCTGGACGACAGCACGGATAAGGAAAAGTATTCCGTTGACCTGAACTATACAGGCGCAACCGCTTCGGATCGCTGGCAGTGGACCGCACGTTGGTTTTTCGGCAGGGATGAGAATTCCTGGTCTGATCCTGCCGGGTCCGACCCGAGCGGCTGGGATGATGGTATCGTCTCCTCCAATACAACCGATCAGCAGGGTACACAGGCCCAGCTCACCGGTACCTTCGGACAAACCCGGCTCACCGGCGGCATTGACTGGCTGGACTATGAGGTGGAGAACACCTGGACCCCCAACACAACCAGCTACACCAATCCCGCAGTCTTTCTCCTCGGCAAAACAACCTTTCCCGAGCAACGCCTGACCCTTGATGTCGGGATGCGCTATGACTGGTACGAGGTGGAGGTTGTGGAACCGGCGGGCCGGAGCATTGACACGAATCATTTCACCCCCAAGGTCGGTCTTTCCTGGATGGTTACGGAACAGCTCAAGCTCCGGGCACAGTATGCCCAGGCCTTTATGATCCCTTCAGCGGATCAGTTGGCTGCGGACTTTGACAACTTCGGCACCCGCACAGTGGGCAATCCCGATCTCGCCCCTGAAACAAGCTCCACCTACGAAGGCGGCATGGACTACAGCCGCAACGGCTTCAAGGCCGGTCTCACCTATTTTCATACCGACTTTGAAGACAAGATCATCACGGATTATCAGGCGGACGGGTCCAAGACCTGGAAGAACCTCGGTGATGCCACCCTGTCCGGCTTTGAAGGCGAGTTCTCCTATGATCTGGGCCTGAGCTTAGGCTGGGAATGGGAAGTGCGCCCCTATTTCAACATGACCTTGCTGACCCAATATGAGGATGAAAGCACAGGCGAGGATCTGCTGAATGTCAACGGCGCAAATATGTCTGCCGGGCTGGCAATCGGCAACGGCGACGGCATTTCCTACCGCCTCAATATCGCCTATGCCAGCACTCAGGATGTGGAGAATTGGGAATCGGACGTTCACCCGACCCCGGTGGTTGAGCTGGACGCAAGCACGGTCACCGACCTCACGGCTTCCTGGCGTTTTTATGAAGCCGAGCGGCTGGGTGCCTTTACTCTGCGCGGGGAAATCAACAACCTCTTTGACGAAGACTACGCCTATGTGAAAGGGTATCCCATGCCGGGACGGGGCTTCTTTGCTACCTTGCGTTGGGAGTATTAA
- a CDS encoding PilZ domain-containing protein, whose protein sequence is MNSKSARQYTRVDFQRDVHLDFDGKKYIHNTVSDLSLGGMYVKGRFEQQKGDICTVELSNPENSFGVELRARCTVVRVSDNGIALRFTSMDHESFLFLQTILLYEADDPMLLGAEFIKAISFELDDDE, encoded by the coding sequence ATGAATAGTAAGAGTGCCCGGCAGTATACTCGGGTGGATTTCCAACGGGATGTACACCTTGATTTCGACGGAAAAAAATATATACACAACACGGTCAGTGATCTCAGCTTGGGCGGGATGTATGTGAAAGGCAGGTTTGAGCAGCAGAAAGGCGATATCTGTACGGTGGAACTCAGTAATCCTGAGAACAGTTTTGGCGTTGAACTGCGTGCCCGCTGTACTGTTGTCCGGGTGAGTGATAACGGTATTGCCCTCAGGTTTACTTCGATGGACCACGAAAGTTTTCTCTTTCTTCAAACGATCTTGCTCTATGAAGCAGACGACCCTATGCTGTTAGGGGCGGAGTTTATCAAAGCGATCTCTTTTGAACTGGATGATGATGAGTGA
- the queA gene encoding tRNA preQ1(34) S-adenosylmethionine ribosyltransferase-isomerase QueA: MSEECNDRVEDTVQEIYRLSSYDYPLPENQIAQQPTKQRDQSRLLVLDCTNNNRHHTQFETLCELISPGDLLVVNNTKVFPARLFGHKETGGKIEMLLLHFPAPVKQEEGVCQATTLALIKSSKRPKPGSMLHFSDALQAKVEALLPDGKAEVSLFYPAHADLEQLLEKYGEIPLPPYIRRPEGSTTEDAQRYQTNYARHIGSVAAPTAGLHLSNPLIKKLKDAGICFAEVTLHVGYGTFAPVRCEDIRDHTLHKELIRVPKETAEAINITRENGGRIWAVGTTTARTLEFAARHTGKDGKLQEIEELCGLYMYPGYRFKIVDNLITNFHLPKSSLLFLVAALAGKERVLEAYRDAVEQGYRFFSYGDAMAIITKK; encoded by the coding sequence ATGTCTGAAGAATGTAACGATAGGGTAGAAGATACCGTGCAAGAGATCTACCGCCTGTCTTCCTACGACTATCCCCTGCCGGAAAATCAAATTGCTCAACAACCTACGAAGCAGAGAGACCAGTCGCGTCTCCTCGTCCTAGATTGTACAAACAACAACAGGCATCATACGCAGTTTGAGACGCTTTGCGAGCTGATCAGTCCTGGCGATCTGCTGGTGGTGAATAACACAAAGGTTTTTCCGGCACGTTTATTCGGACACAAGGAGACTGGCGGCAAAATCGAAATGCTCCTTCTCCATTTTCCCGCTCCAGTTAAACAGGAAGAGGGTGTCTGCCAAGCAACAACACTGGCACTGATCAAAAGCTCCAAACGCCCGAAGCCCGGTAGTATGCTCCATTTCTCCGATGCACTACAAGCCAAAGTGGAAGCCCTTCTCCCCGACGGCAAGGCGGAAGTAAGCCTCTTCTACCCTGCCCATGCCGATCTTGAACAGCTCCTGGAAAAATATGGAGAAATCCCCCTGCCTCCTTATATCAGGCGACCCGAAGGAAGCACAACTGAAGACGCGCAACGTTATCAAACAAACTACGCCCGTCATATCGGCTCTGTTGCCGCACCAACAGCAGGTTTGCATCTCAGCAACCCATTGATAAAAAAATTAAAAGATGCTGGAATCTGCTTTGCAGAGGTTACCCTGCATGTCGGTTACGGAACCTTTGCTCCTGTACGCTGCGAGGATATCCGCGACCATACCCTGCATAAGGAATTGATCCGTGTTCCAAAAGAGACAGCTGAAGCGATAAATATAACGAGGGAAAACGGCGGGAGGATATGGGCCGTGGGCACGACCACCGCAAGAACGCTGGAATTCGCTGCCAGACATACTGGTAAGGATGGAAAGTTACAAGAGATTGAAGAATTATGCGGCCTTTATATGTACCCAGGGTACCGATTTAAAATAGTAGACAACCTGATCACCAATTTTCATCTTCCCAAGTCGTCATTACTATTTCTGGTTGCTGCATTGGCAGGAAAAGAACGTGTTCTGGAGGCGTATAGAGACGCTGTAGAACAGGGATATCGCTTTTTCAGCTACGGCGATGCAATGGCGATTATCACCAAAAAATAA
- a CDS encoding carboxypeptidase-like regulatory domain-containing protein — MNSSLNNNQLQNTIRIARSSLLLLIVCCCVIIGNTAFAQYPDSSSYSSAQYQADIEETDNGGGTWGEILKMNARIEGSDAIFSITSKKGPFYNANSVSVRSGSHTGPIIASGKVPPGSEAARLRLDLSAVASFPHHFFATITNNIGYAWVGPIQISKNETATREPVPWDDSQPVTQQANDVSGPQRPVISETPERTEINAVVNITVTAGQTHSNDMVRVQCTASNSDNTPSSPYRSSWIYSGDSVTIPLTFHSTGTQAIFCNTLDSYGTTSSLSQRTITVAPDPIFSVSPAPMRELYSTPPAPAPRRDLSRPVPLPLPARKRITSTPEPLVEVPDQGSVNDPISITLIAGHDPQNRDLVRIGCTADDSNRTAADPYLSDWLPPEAETKGMFTFYSPGEKNIYCTSLSRHEVASPSTRKTISIRYDNQAPSQPEINEYPYNTSPGKTTYISVTAGSDPDGDMVKVQCSAKDSNITGNAPYVSNWVAPQSTVTAALVFYTSGDQEISCVTIDRKNAQSDKATRKIHVHSPQYNPGYSPEHNFNNTSSTSPSGSQSCGCKQKNTSSYPMKSNARQEGSITFNQPYIPDYSNPEYRPSVFQAPEPQPDIKGRVVYRSNGSPAQNALIKIWDAISGRAYTATTDYNGGFTLNFIQKNFTGQIQATKGADTSVIREVQIKADEPTIIDLIIMDREPAQSMQQTQPQWSPPQSQWPAKQAAPPAHNSVWQFN, encoded by the coding sequence ATGAATTCCTCGCTAAACAACAACCAGCTGCAGAACACTATACGCATAGCTCGGAGCAGTCTGCTCCTGCTCATCGTCTGCTGTTGTGTGATCATCGGCAATACTGCCTTTGCCCAATACCCTGACAGCAGCTCGTATTCCTCTGCGCAATATCAGGCAGATATTGAAGAAACCGACAATGGTGGAGGCACTTGGGGGGAAATTCTGAAGATGAATGCCCGTATCGAAGGATCTGATGCGATATTCAGCATTACCTCAAAGAAAGGGCCTTTTTACAACGCGAACAGTGTCAGCGTCAGATCTGGGAGCCATACCGGCCCGATCATCGCATCCGGCAAAGTTCCTCCTGGGAGCGAAGCTGCAAGACTTCGGCTGGATCTGAGTGCTGTTGCATCTTTCCCCCACCATTTTTTTGCAACCATAACAAATAATATCGGCTATGCCTGGGTCGGTCCCATACAAATCTCAAAAAACGAAACAGCAACAAGAGAGCCTGTCCCCTGGGATGATTCACAACCCGTTACGCAGCAAGCTAATGACGTTAGTGGACCGCAACGCCCCGTTATCAGTGAAACCCCGGAGAGGACAGAAATAAACGCAGTGGTCAATATTACTGTGACTGCGGGACAAACACACAGCAATGATATGGTCAGGGTCCAATGTACAGCCAGTAATTCTGACAACACCCCGAGCAGCCCATATCGTTCCAGCTGGATATACAGTGGAGACAGTGTTACCATTCCTCTGACCTTTCATTCAACGGGAACCCAGGCTATTTTCTGCAACACTCTGGATAGTTACGGCACAACCAGCTCCCTGAGCCAGCGAACAATCACTGTTGCTCCCGACCCGATTTTCTCTGTATCTCCCGCACCGATGAGAGAACTTTACAGTACTCCACCAGCACCTGCGCCGAGGCGAGATCTCTCCAGACCTGTTCCTCTTCCTCTTCCTGCACGAAAACGAATCACCAGTACTCCGGAGCCTCTCGTTGAAGTGCCTGATCAAGGCTCAGTAAATGATCCGATCAGCATCACACTCATTGCCGGACACGATCCTCAAAACAGAGACTTGGTCAGAATAGGTTGTACTGCTGACGATTCCAACAGAACAGCAGCAGATCCCTACCTGTCAGATTGGCTCCCACCGGAAGCAGAAACCAAAGGAATGTTTACCTTTTACTCACCCGGAGAAAAAAACATTTACTGCACATCGCTCAGTCGGCATGAAGTGGCCAGTCCTTCAACCAGAAAGACAATCAGTATCCGATATGACAACCAAGCACCGAGCCAACCTGAGATCAACGAGTATCCCTATAACACGAGTCCCGGTAAAACAACCTATATCTCTGTCACTGCGGGCTCAGATCCTGACGGAGACATGGTCAAAGTCCAATGCTCAGCAAAAGATTCCAACATAACAGGGAATGCCCCTTATGTTTCCAACTGGGTAGCACCACAATCGACAGTAACTGCCGCTCTGGTCTTCTACACCTCCGGAGATCAGGAGATATCCTGTGTAACGATTGATCGCAAAAACGCGCAAAGCGATAAAGCAACACGAAAAATCCATGTACACAGCCCGCAATACAATCCGGGATACAGCCCTGAGCATAATTTCAACAACACGTCGTCCACCAGCCCATCCGGCTCGCAAAGCTGCGGATGCAAACAGAAGAATACTTCATCGTACCCTATGAAGAGCAATGCGCGACAGGAGGGGAGCATCACCTTCAATCAACCCTATATTCCTGACTACTCCAATCCAGAGTACCGCCCGAGTGTTTTTCAAGCACCGGAACCACAGCCTGATATCAAAGGCCGGGTCGTGTACAGGAGCAACGGAAGTCCTGCTCAAAACGCTCTCATCAAGATTTGGGACGCGATCTCCGGTAGGGCCTATACCGCAACAACAGACTATAACGGTGGTTTCACCCTCAACTTTATCCAAAAGAATTTCACCGGACAGATACAGGCGACAAAAGGGGCAGATACCTCAGTGATTCGAGAAGTACAAATCAAAGCTGACGAACCGACTATTATTGACCTAATCATTATGGATAGGGAGCCTGCGCAATCAATGCAACAAACGCAGCCGCAATGGTCTCCACCACAGTCGCAGTGGCCAGCTAAACAGGCTGCACCTCCGGCCCATAACAGCGTTTGGCAGTTTAATTAA
- the mqnB gene encoding futalosine hydrolase has protein sequence MNVLITAATELEMQAFLDASGGKSSVHCLITGIGPVETTLSLTNILHKRSEIDCVLNFGIAGAYLENYTSVHAELLDLCLAEQEILGDLGIQLADKVECFGAELPVRDRFVLDPGLLLTAGRILGDAGIPYTQGIFVTVNCASGTQHRGDQLGRQFRGLCENMEGAAVARVCEEFSLPCLEVRCISNMVEDRNREKWRLREACVHAGRAAAVVAAGLLPQ, from the coding sequence GTGAACGTTTTGATAACAGCGGCAACAGAGCTGGAGATGCAGGCATTTCTTGATGCTAGTGGGGGGAAGAGTTCTGTACATTGCCTTATCACAGGGATTGGGCCGGTAGAGACGACGCTCTCTCTGACGAATATTCTCCATAAGCGGTCGGAGATAGATTGCGTGTTGAATTTCGGTATTGCCGGAGCATATCTGGAAAATTATACATCGGTTCATGCCGAATTGCTTGATCTTTGTCTTGCTGAGCAGGAAATCCTTGGTGATCTCGGTATTCAGTTAGCAGACAAAGTGGAATGCTTTGGTGCCGAGTTGCCGGTTCGGGATCGGTTTGTTCTTGATCCAGGGCTTTTGCTGACAGCCGGTCGAATCCTGGGGGATGCGGGTATTCCGTATACGCAGGGAATTTTTGTCACTGTGAACTGCGCTAGCGGCACGCAACACAGGGGAGATCAGCTCGGGCGTCAGTTTCGTGGGCTTTGCGAGAATATGGAAGGGGCCGCAGTGGCTCGGGTTTGTGAAGAATTTTCTTTGCCCTGTCTGGAGGTTCGCTGTATTAGTAATATGGTGGAGGATCGGAATCGGGAAAAATGGCGGCTCCGAGAAGCCTGTGTTCACGCGGGAAGGGCAGCCGCAGTTGTTGCTGCTGGGCTTTTGCCCCAATAA
- a CDS encoding restriction endonuclease subunit S yields MKIKKVGEVAEVNPRLLAGAKPDSDDLISFVPMAAVSEVTLSIEKPVDRPYSEVAKGFTSFRRGDILIAKITPCFENGKMAYTQNLPRDLGFGSTEFHVLRPKENLEGAYLFHLLRAPLVRRSGKMKMKGAAGQRRVPADFFANLQIPLPPLVEQKRIAKILDATDALRAKRREGLAQLDILLQSTFLDMFGDPVTNPMGWNVTLVEDEVHFLTSGSRGWAKYYADSGDVFIRIQNLKNGNLDLSDIAYVNAPESAEAKRTKVEPGDVLLSITADLGRTAVVPNDIGKAHINQHLAILRFKELNPVFVSYQLASHGGQSQFVRLNREGVKAGLNFNDVKMIQLTKPPLTLQTCFASIVKSIEQQKARMQAHLAELDTLFAALQQRAFNGDL; encoded by the coding sequence ATGAAAATTAAGAAGGTTGGTGAAGTCGCGGAAGTCAACCCACGCTTGTTAGCAGGTGCAAAACCCGATTCTGATGACCTTATCAGTTTTGTCCCGATGGCGGCAGTATCCGAGGTAACTTTATCAATCGAGAAGCCCGTTGATCGTCCCTACTCTGAGGTAGCCAAGGGGTTTACCTCGTTCCGTCGCGGAGATATTCTTATCGCCAAAATCACACCATGCTTTGAAAACGGCAAAATGGCTTACACACAGAACTTGCCGCGTGATCTTGGCTTCGGCTCGACAGAATTTCATGTATTGAGACCCAAAGAAAATCTGGAAGGAGCCTATCTCTTCCACTTATTACGGGCACCCCTTGTTCGGCGATCAGGAAAGATGAAGATGAAGGGTGCTGCGGGACAACGAAGGGTCCCAGCAGACTTTTTTGCCAATCTCCAAATCCCACTCCCGCCTCTAGTCGAACAAAAACGCATCGCAAAAATCCTGGATGCAACAGATGCCCTGCGGGCCAAACGCCGCGAGGGCCTCGCTCAGCTCGACATCCTCCTGCAATCCACCTTTCTGGATATGTTCGGTGATCCGGTCACTAATCCGATGGGGTGGAACGTGACACTCGTTGAGGATGAGGTGCATTTTTTAACGAGTGGCTCTCGGGGATGGGCAAAATATTATGCTGATTCAGGAGATGTATTTATTAGAATTCAAAATCTCAAAAACGGTAATCTTGATCTCAGTGACATTGCTTACGTGAACGCTCCAGAATCGGCGGAGGCAAAACGTACCAAGGTCGAGCCCGGCGATGTACTTCTAAGCATCACGGCGGATTTAGGTCGAACTGCTGTTGTTCCCAATGATATCGGAAAGGCTCACATCAACCAACACTTGGCAATTTTACGATTTAAGGAATTAAATCCGGTGTTCGTTAGTTATCAACTGGCATCACATGGAGGACAATCGCAGTTCGTTCGGCTGAATCGAGAAGGCGTTAAGGCAGGGTTAAATTTCAATGATGTAAAAATGATACAACTAACCAAGCCTCCCCTCACCCTGCAAACCTGCTTCGCCAGCATAGTAAAATCCATAGAACAACAAAAAGCCCGAATGCAAGCCCATCTCGCCGAACTAGACACCCTCTTCGCAGCCCTTCAACAACGTGCCTTCAACGGGGACCTCTAA